The Oceanibaculum nanhaiense genome includes a region encoding these proteins:
- a CDS encoding GNAT family N-acetyltransferase, with amino-acid sequence MQIVHERPGDAALIDTLLDTAFGPGRTTKTVYKLREGVPHDPALAFVALEDGQLRGSIRYWPLLLGAARVPSVMLGPLAVDPAYKGQGYGKALMRHSLAHAARLGRRSIILVGDPEYYNPFGFTREKALGLQLPGPVEERRFLALELVPGALDGVAGMIHPALPAAPQIRRGVRRYAA; translated from the coding sequence ATGCAGATCGTTCACGAGCGGCCGGGCGACGCCGCCCTTATCGACACCCTTCTGGATACCGCCTTCGGTCCGGGCCGGACGACCAAGACCGTCTATAAGCTGCGCGAGGGCGTGCCGCACGACCCGGCGCTGGCCTTTGTCGCGCTGGAAGACGGGCAGCTGCGCGGCTCCATCCGCTACTGGCCGCTGCTGCTGGGTGCGGCACGCGTGCCGTCCGTCATGCTGGGGCCGCTCGCGGTCGATCCGGCCTATAAGGGGCAGGGCTATGGCAAGGCGCTGATGCGCCATTCGCTGGCCCATGCCGCCAGACTTGGCCGCCGGTCGATTATCCTGGTCGGCGATCCGGAATACTATAATCCGTTCGGCTTCACGCGGGAGAAGGCGCTGGGCCTGCAACTGCCCGGCCCGGTCGAGGAGCGGCGTTTCCTGGCGCTGGAGCTGGTGCCGGGCGCGTTGGACGGTGTGGCCGGGATGATCCATCCGGCGCTGCCGGCGGCCCCGCAAATCCGGAGGGGGGTTCGCCGATACGCCGCGTAG
- a CDS encoding iron-containing alcohol dehydrogenase has translation MAVISYLTKIQFDFGAIKLLADEMKALGIKRPLIVTDKGLVKTGILDTIRANIPNEFDVSVFDGTPENPTEAATWEALKLYKENGCDGIIAVGGGSSMDLAKGVRLLATHEGPLAQYAMVEGGVARIRPDVSKLIAVATTSGTGSEVGRGAVIVLEDGRKLALVSPYLIPNVAINDPELTLGLPPVLTAGTGMDAITHCIETFLSLAVNPPADGISLEGLRLASRSIETAVKDGSNRQARWDMMMGSMMGAMSFQKGLGAVHALSHPLGAVKGLRLHHGTLNAVFLPAVLRFNKSVVGDKYPRVAQAMGLPENTDIADAISKLNAKLGIPASLREMGVTDDLLDGIALAATKDHAHPTNPRTPSVAEYRKLLDEAMAGN, from the coding sequence ATGGCTGTCATCAGCTACCTCACCAAGATCCAGTTCGACTTCGGCGCCATCAAGCTGCTGGCGGACGAGATGAAGGCGCTCGGCATCAAGCGGCCGCTGATCGTCACCGACAAGGGGCTGGTGAAGACCGGCATCCTGGACACGATCCGCGCCAACATCCCGAACGAATTCGATGTCTCGGTGTTCGACGGCACGCCGGAGAACCCGACCGAGGCGGCGACCTGGGAGGCGCTGAAACTCTACAAGGAGAATGGCTGCGATGGCATCATCGCGGTCGGCGGCGGTTCTTCCATGGATCTTGCCAAGGGCGTGCGCCTGCTGGCGACGCATGAGGGGCCGCTGGCGCAATATGCAATGGTGGAGGGCGGTGTCGCTCGCATCCGTCCGGATGTCTCCAAGCTGATCGCGGTGGCCACCACCTCGGGCACCGGTTCCGAGGTCGGGCGCGGCGCCGTCATCGTGCTGGAGGACGGGCGCAAGCTTGCCCTGGTCAGCCCCTATCTGATTCCCAATGTGGCGATCAACGATCCGGAGCTGACGCTGGGCCTGCCGCCCGTGCTGACCGCCGGTACCGGCATGGACGCGATCACCCATTGCATCGAGACCTTCCTGTCGCTGGCGGTGAACCCGCCGGCCGACGGCATCTCGCTGGAAGGGCTGCGGCTCGCCAGCCGCTCCATCGAGACGGCGGTGAAGGACGGCTCCAACCGGCAGGCGCGCTGGGACATGATGATGGGCTCGATGATGGGCGCCATGAGCTTCCAGAAGGGGCTGGGCGCGGTCCATGCGCTGTCGCACCCGCTGGGCGCGGTGAAGGGCCTGCGCCTGCATCATGGTACGTTGAACGCGGTGTTCCTGCCCGCCGTGCTGCGCTTCAACAAATCCGTGGTCGGCGACAAATATCCGCGTGTCGCGCAGGCGATGGGCCTGCCGGAGAACACCGATATTGCCGATGCGATCTCGAAGCTGAACGCCAAGCTGGGCATTCCCGCCAGCCTGCGCGAGATGGGCGTCACCGACGATCTGCTGGACGGTATCGCGCTGGCCGCGACCAAGGACCATGCGCATCCGACCAACCCGCGCACGCCTTCCGTTGCGGAGTACCGCAAGCTGCTCGACGAGGCGATGGCCGGCAACTGA
- the gap gene encoding type I glyceraldehyde-3-phosphate dehydrogenase, translating into MATRVAINGFGRIGRLVLRALHESGRKDLQVVAINDLGPVEANAHLLRYDSVHGRFPGTVTTGDDWMDLGTGKIKVTAERDPSKLPWKELGVDIAFECTGIFTDKEKAAMHLTAGAKRVLISAPATGADITVVYGVNHDKLTKDHVIVSNASCTTNCLAPVAAVMHEAIGIESGFMTTIHAYTGDQNTVDTLHKDLHRARAAAMSMIPTSTGAAKAVGLVLPELAGKLDGTSIRVPTANVSVIDFKFIAKRETSVEEVNKAITAAAAGKLKGILETNTEKLVSIDFNHCPNSSTVDLGETKVIEKKLVRVMSWYDNEWGFSNRMLDTAGAIAKLI; encoded by the coding sequence ATGGCTACTCGTGTGGCAATCAACGGTTTCGGCCGCATCGGCCGTCTGGTGCTTCGCGCCCTGCATGAAAGCGGCCGCAAGGATCTGCAGGTCGTGGCGATCAACGATCTCGGTCCGGTCGAGGCGAATGCGCATCTGCTGCGCTACGATTCGGTGCATGGCCGCTTCCCCGGCACCGTGACCACCGGTGATGACTGGATGGATCTCGGCACCGGCAAGATCAAGGTGACTGCCGAGCGTGACCCGTCGAAGCTGCCCTGGAAGGAACTCGGCGTCGATATCGCCTTCGAGTGCACCGGCATCTTCACCGACAAGGAAAAGGCCGCGATGCACCTGACGGCCGGTGCCAAGCGCGTGCTGATCTCGGCCCCCGCCACCGGCGCCGACATTACGGTCGTCTATGGCGTGAACCACGACAAGCTGACCAAGGATCACGTCATCGTCTCGAACGCGTCCTGCACCACCAACTGCCTGGCCCCGGTCGCGGCGGTGATGCATGAGGCGATCGGCATCGAATCCGGCTTCATGACCACGATCCACGCCTATACCGGCGACCAGAACACGGTCGATACGCTGCACAAGGATCTGCACCGCGCCCGTGCGGCCGCCATGTCGATGATCCCGACCTCGACCGGTGCCGCCAAGGCCGTTGGCCTCGTGCTGCCGGAACTGGCCGGCAAGCTGGACGGCACCTCGATCCGCGTGCCGACCGCCAATGTCTCGGTCATCGACTTCAAGTTCATCGCCAAGCGCGAGACCAGCGTCGAGGAAGTGAACAAGGCGATCACCGCCGCCGCTGCCGGCAAGCTGAAGGGCATCCTGGAGACCAACACCGAGAAGCTGGTCTCCATCGATTTCAACCATTGCCCGAACAGCTCGACCGTCGATCTCGGTGAGACCAAGGTGATCGAGAAGAAGCTGGTCCGCGTGATGAGCTGGTACGATAATGAATGGGGCTTCTCCAACCGCATGCTGGATACGGCCGGCGCCATCGCCAAGCTGATCTAG
- the tkt gene encoding transketolase encodes MTAQTSLPVPHKQMANAIRALSMDAVEAAKSGHPGMPMGMADVATVLYSKFLKFDAADPRWPDRDRFVLSAGHGSMLLYSLLYLTGYPEMTIEQIRNFRQLGSMTAGHPEYGHAPGIETTTGPLGQGIATAVGFALGERILNARFGDPIVDHFTYVIAGDGCLMEGISQEAITLAGHLKLSKLIVLFDDNGISIDGPTSLSTSEDQQGRFKAAGWDVQAVDGHDPAAIEAAITQARKTDTPSLIACKTIIGYGAPKKQGSAATHGSPLGAEEIEGTRAALGWTHAPFEIPEDILTAWREIGQRGAAARKGWQEQVDELGSEKREELERVLAGRLPGGFDQAVEAFKKQTAEQQPKIATRMSSQHVIDALAPVLPELIGGSADLTGSNNTKAKEAAIIKAGDYAGSYIHYGIREHGMAAAMNGLALHGGIIPFGGTFMVFTDYCRPAIRLSALMGLRVLYIMTHDSIGLGEDGPTHQPVEHLAALRAMPNLYVFRPADTVETAECWQIALQSEGTPSVLSLTRQGLPTVRTTHTAENLSAKGGYVLAEAEGKRQVTLIATGSEVEIALAARDTLKAEGIAAAVVSMPCCELFDAQDEAYRQQVLGDGPRIAVEAAIGFGWERYLGEKGCFIGMTGFGASAPAPQLYKHFGITAEAVVAAAKARI; translated from the coding sequence ATGACCGCACAGACCAGCCTGCCCGTTCCGCACAAGCAGATGGCCAACGCCATCCGCGCCCTGTCGATGGATGCCGTCGAAGCGGCGAAATCCGGCCACCCCGGCATGCCGATGGGCATGGCCGATGTGGCGACGGTGCTGTATTCGAAATTCCTGAAATTCGACGCCGCCGATCCGCGCTGGCCGGACCGCGACCGCTTCGTGCTGTCGGCGGGCCATGGCTCGATGCTGCTCTACAGCCTGCTCTATCTCACCGGCTATCCGGAAATGACGATCGAGCAGATCCGGAATTTCCGTCAGCTGGGCAGCATGACCGCCGGTCATCCCGAATATGGCCATGCGCCGGGCATCGAGACCACCACCGGCCCGCTGGGCCAGGGCATCGCCACCGCGGTCGGCTTCGCGCTGGGTGAGCGCATCCTGAACGCCCGCTTCGGCGATCCTATTGTCGATCACTTCACCTATGTGATCGCCGGCGATGGCTGCCTGATGGAGGGCATCAGCCAGGAAGCGATCACGCTGGCCGGGCATCTGAAGCTGTCCAAGCTGATCGTGCTGTTCGACGATAACGGCATTTCCATCGATGGCCCGACCAGCCTCTCCACCTCGGAAGACCAGCAGGGCCGCTTCAAGGCCGCCGGCTGGGACGTACAGGCGGTGGACGGGCATGACCCCGCCGCCATCGAAGCCGCCATCACACAAGCGCGCAAGACCGACACCCCGTCGCTGATCGCCTGCAAGACCATCATCGGCTATGGCGCGCCGAAGAAGCAGGGCAGCGCCGCCACCCACGGATCGCCGCTGGGCGCGGAGGAGATCGAGGGCACCCGCGCGGCGCTGGGCTGGACCCATGCGCCCTTCGAGATTCCCGAGGACATCCTGACCGCCTGGCGCGAAATCGGCCAGCGCGGTGCCGCCGCCCGCAAGGGCTGGCAGGAGCAGGTGGACGAGCTGGGCAGCGAGAAGCGCGAGGAGCTGGAGCGCGTTCTGGCCGGGCGCCTGCCCGGCGGCTTCGACCAGGCGGTTGAAGCCTTCAAGAAGCAGACCGCCGAACAGCAGCCGAAGATCGCCACCCGCATGTCCTCGCAGCATGTGATCGACGCGCTGGCCCCGGTGTTGCCGGAACTGATCGGCGGCTCCGCCGACCTGACCGGCTCGAACAACACCAAGGCCAAGGAAGCCGCCATCATCAAGGCCGGCGACTATGCAGGCAGCTATATCCACTATGGCATCCGCGAACATGGCATGGCCGCCGCGATGAACGGCCTTGCCCTGCATGGCGGCATCATCCCGTTCGGCGGCACCTTCATGGTGTTCACCGATTACTGCCGCCCGGCGATCCGCCTGTCAGCGCTGATGGGGCTGCGCGTCCTCTACATCATGACGCATGATTCCATCGGCCTGGGCGAGGACGGCCCGACGCACCAGCCGGTCGAACATCTGGCGGCGCTGCGCGCCATGCCGAACCTCTATGTGTTCCGCCCGGCCGACACGGTGGAGACCGCCGAATGCTGGCAGATCGCGCTGCAGAGCGAGGGCACGCCCTCGGTCCTCAGCCTGACCCGCCAGGGCCTGCCGACCGTGCGCACCACGCACACCGCCGAGAACCTGTCGGCCAAGGGCGGCTATGTGCTGGCCGAGGCCGAGGGCAAGCGCCAGGTGACGCTGATCGCCACCGGCTCCGAGGTGGAGATCGCGCTGGCCGCCCGCGACACGCTGAAGGCCGAGGGCATCGCTGCCGCCGTCGTCTCCATGCCGTGCTGCGAGCTGTTCGACGCGCAAGACGAGGCCTACCGCCAGCAGGTGCTAGGCGACGGCCCGCGCATCGCCGTGGAAGCGGCCATCGGCTTCGGCTGGGAACGTTATCTGGGCGAGAAGGGTTGCTTTATCGGCATGACCGGTTTCGGCGCCTCCGCCCCGGCACCCCAGCTGTACAAGCATTTCGGCATTACCGCGGAAGCGGTTGTAGCAGCGGCGAAAGCCCGTATCTAG
- a CDS encoding DUF4164 family protein, protein MRKLIWQELSRESPIIMKEAPTLDMALERLAQAVARLESALARRGGAALSAEVGEGSAELQRALDDARAEYAKLSEVTGLVSQRLDRTINRLKLVLEK, encoded by the coding sequence TTGCGCAAGCTAATTTGGCAGGAACTCTCGCGGGAATCGCCCATCATCATGAAGGAAGCGCCGACCCTGGATATGGCACTGGAGCGGCTGGCGCAGGCCGTGGCCCGGCTGGAATCCGCCCTGGCGCGGCGCGGCGGTGCCGCCCTTTCGGCGGAAGTTGGCGAGGGTTCGGCGGAGCTGCAGCGCGCGCTGGACGATGCGCGGGCCGAATATGCCAAGCTTTCCGAGGTGACGGGGCTGGTCTCGCAACGGCTGGACCGCACCATCAACCGGCTGAAACTGGTTCTGGAGAAATAG
- a CDS encoding cell division protein ZapA, whose translation MASVEVSINGRFYRIACEDGQEQRLIRLAGSVDEKVSSLVEQVGQVGDTRLLVMASLLIADELDDAKHGNGHANGGANGGPNVGSVPDPAQNQAAIAALSALAERIEHIADSLESA comes from the coding sequence GTGGCGTCTGTCGAGGTCTCCATCAACGGTCGGTTCTACCGCATCGCCTGCGAGGATGGGCAGGAACAGCGCCTGATTCGCCTTGCCGGATCGGTGGACGAAAAGGTTTCTTCCCTCGTCGAACAGGTCGGGCAGGTCGGCGATACCCGCCTGCTGGTCATGGCCAGCCTGCTGATTGCCGACGAACTGGATGACGCGAAACACGGTAATGGCCATGCTAATGGCGGGGCAAATGGCGGCCCGAATGTCGGTTCTGTGCCGGATCCGGCACAGAATCAGGCGGCCATCGCGGCGCTGTCTGCCCTGGCCGAACGCATTGAGCATATTGCCGATAGCCTCGAGAGCGCCTAG
- a CDS encoding 5-formyltetrahydrofolate cyclo-ligase has product MAGDIPAQKAGLRAMAKQRRAVAQAANPDTGTRIAANLLQAVSLPMTAIVSGYHAMGDEADPLPALLALAAGGYSLCLPVTPKRGLPLSFRLWRPGDALEPGVWGIPAPPATAPEVEPDVLLVPLLAFDCEGYRLGYGGGYYDRTLAALRGRGRDKTAVLAIGIAYAGQEVESVPREETDQRLDWIVTEQGAIRTDGRTDG; this is encoded by the coding sequence ATGGCGGGGGATATACCGGCGCAGAAAGCCGGTTTGCGCGCGATGGCGAAGCAACGCCGCGCTGTCGCGCAGGCGGCCAACCCTGATACCGGGACGCGGATCGCGGCGAATCTGCTGCAGGCCGTTTCTCTGCCAATGACCGCCATCGTTTCCGGCTATCATGCGATGGGCGACGAGGCCGATCCGCTGCCCGCCCTGCTGGCGCTGGCGGCGGGCGGCTACTCCCTGTGCCTGCCGGTGACGCCGAAGCGCGGCCTGCCGCTCTCCTTCCGGCTGTGGCGGCCGGGCGACGCGCTGGAACCGGGAGTCTGGGGCATCCCCGCCCCGCCGGCCACGGCGCCGGAGGTGGAGCCCGACGTGCTGCTGGTGCCGCTGCTGGCGTTCGACTGTGAAGGCTATCGCCTGGGTTATGGCGGTGGCTATTACGACCGCACGCTGGCGGCCCTGAGGGGGAGGGGGCGCGACAAGACGGCGGTGCTGGCCATCGGCATCGCCTATGCCGGGCAGGAGGTCGAGAGCGTGCCGCGCGAGGAAACCGACCAGCGGCTGGACTGGATCGTGACCGAACAGGGCGCGATCCGGACCGATGGCCGGACCGACGGATAA
- a CDS encoding TIGR00282 family metallophosphoesterase: MRLLFLGDVVGRPGRDAIAAHLPGLRRDLKLDFVVINGENAAGGFGITQKICEEFYALGADVVTTGNHAWDQRETLSYINTDPRLLRPVNYPPGAPGKGGHVYATQSGRKVLVVNVMGRLFMDPLDDPFQAVSRELARNVLGGGVQAVIVDMHAEATSEKMAMGHFCDGRASLVVGTHSHVPTADAQVLPGGTAYQTDAGMCGDYDSVIGMRKDIAVARFVRKLPGERLEPGSGEGTLCGVFVETDDRSGLAKSVQPVRMGGRLAPALPAL, translated from the coding sequence ATGCGTTTGCTGTTTCTGGGCGATGTGGTGGGCCGGCCCGGCCGGGATGCCATCGCCGCCCATCTGCCGGGGTTGCGGCGGGATCTGAAGCTGGATTTCGTCGTCATCAATGGCGAGAACGCGGCCGGCGGGTTCGGCATCACCCAGAAGATCTGCGAGGAATTCTACGCGCTGGGCGCCGATGTGGTGACCACCGGCAACCATGCCTGGGACCAGCGCGAGACACTGTCCTACATCAACACCGATCCGCGCCTGCTGCGCCCGGTCAATTACCCGCCGGGGGCGCCGGGCAAGGGCGGGCATGTCTATGCCACGCAGTCCGGCCGGAAAGTACTGGTGGTGAACGTCATGGGCCGTCTGTTCATGGACCCGCTGGACGATCCGTTCCAGGCGGTGTCGCGGGAACTGGCGCGCAATGTGCTGGGTGGCGGCGTGCAGGCGGTGATCGTCGATATGCATGCCGAGGCGACCAGCGAGAAGATGGCGATGGGACATTTCTGCGATGGCCGTGCCTCGCTGGTGGTCGGCACCCACAGCCATGTGCCGACGGCGGACGCGCAGGTGCTGCCGGGCGGCACCGCCTACCAGACCGATGCCGGCATGTGCGGCGATTACGACAGCGTCATTGGCATGCGCAAGGATATCGCTGTTGCCCGTTTCGTGCGTAAGCTGCCGGGCGAGCGGCTGGAGCCGGGATCGGGCGAGGGCACGCTGTGCGGCGTGTTCGTCGAGACTGACGACCGGAGCGGCCTGGCGAAAAGCGTGCAGCCGGTTCGCATGGGCGGGCGTCTGGCGCCGGCGCTGCCGGCGCTCTAG
- a CDS encoding PadR family transcriptional regulator: MPSPSMHNNSLAARPATDYTSPDYWNGLIKMGLSKFFILCVLYKQPLHGYEIAKRVESVTRGCCSPGEGTIYPVLRDFEAGGYVTVETEIVQGRERKVYALTDLGREAFRVAVGSWMGVTRCLQESHEMLVRDATAEVQGACRP, translated from the coding sequence ATGCCTAGCCCCTCGATGCATAACAACAGCCTCGCCGCGCGCCCGGCCACCGATTATACCAGCCCGGATTACTGGAACGGGCTGATCAAGATGGGCCTGTCGAAATTCTTCATCCTGTGTGTGCTCTACAAGCAGCCGCTGCACGGCTATGAGATCGCCAAGCGGGTGGAGAGCGTGACGCGCGGCTGCTGTTCGCCGGGCGAGGGGACAATCTATCCGGTGTTGCGCGATTTCGAGGCGGGCGGCTATGTCACCGTCGAGACGGAAATCGTGCAGGGCCGCGAACGCAAGGTCTATGCGCTGACGGATCTGGGACGCGAGGCCTTCCGGGTCGCGGTCGGCTCCTGGATGGGGGTGACCCGCTGCCTGCAGGAAAGCCACGAGATGCTGGTGCGCGATGCTACGGCCGAGGTGCAGGGAGCCTGCCGGCCGTAA
- a CDS encoding NAD(P)-binding domain-containing protein, with amino-acid sequence MSHLGKEPVLPVVVIGAGPVGLAAAARLVERGLPFLVLEAGPVAGDSVRRWQHVRMFSPWRFNIDRAARALLQASGWTPPPQNELPTGGDLVGRYLEPLAALPQIAPFLRFGARVVSLGREALDKAVDAGRAETPFAVEIVLADGRRETVRARAVIDASGTWTAPNPMGAGGYSAAGEARFACRITYGIPDVKGQDRARYAGRRVLVVGGGHSAINVVLDLLALKETEPETAISWAVRRADPQRLFGGGAADALPARGELGTNARQAIEAGMVTLLAPFRATDIAAAPEGGLLVSGSGREVPVDEIVVTTGFRPDLSFLREIRLGIDPALECATALAPLIDPNIHSCGTVRPHGAAELAHPEPGFYIAGMKSYGRAPTFLLATGHEQVRSIVAALAGDMAAAAKVELDLPETGVCSAQPTNRDDIRIADTAVKCCAPAKV; translated from the coding sequence ATGTCACATTTGGGTAAAGAGCCAGTCCTGCCGGTCGTAGTGATCGGTGCCGGTCCGGTCGGGCTTGCCGCCGCCGCCCGTCTCGTGGAGCGCGGCCTGCCTTTCCTGGTGCTGGAGGCGGGCCCGGTGGCCGGCGACAGCGTGCGGCGCTGGCAGCATGTGCGCATGTTCTCGCCCTGGCGGTTCAACATCGACCGGGCGGCACGGGCGCTGCTGCAGGCGTCGGGCTGGACTCCGCCGCCGCAGAACGAGCTGCCGACCGGCGGCGATCTGGTCGGGCGCTATCTGGAGCCGCTGGCGGCACTGCCGCAGATAGCACCTTTTCTGCGCTTCGGCGCCCGGGTCGTGTCGTTAGGGCGCGAGGCGCTGGACAAGGCGGTGGATGCCGGCCGTGCCGAAACGCCTTTCGCGGTCGAGATTGTCCTGGCGGATGGCCGCCGCGAGACTGTCCGGGCACGCGCGGTGATCGATGCCAGCGGCACCTGGACCGCGCCGAACCCGATGGGGGCGGGCGGCTATTCGGCGGCAGGCGAGGCGCGTTTCGCCTGCCGCATCACCTATGGCATCCCGGATGTGAAGGGGCAGGACAGGGCGCGATATGCCGGCCGGCGGGTGCTGGTGGTTGGCGGTGGGCATTCCGCGATCAATGTCGTGCTGGACCTGCTGGCGCTGAAGGAAACCGAGCCGGAAACCGCGATCTCCTGGGCGGTCCGTCGGGCCGACCCGCAGCGGCTGTTCGGCGGGGGCGCGGCCGATGCGCTGCCGGCACGGGGTGAACTGGGCACGAACGCGCGTCAGGCCATCGAGGCCGGCATGGTGACGCTGCTTGCGCCGTTCCGGGCGACCGACATCGCTGCCGCGCCTGAGGGCGGGCTGCTGGTCTCGGGCTCAGGGCGTGAGGTCCCCGTGGACGAGATCGTGGTGACAACCGGCTTCCGCCCGGACCTGTCGTTCCTGCGCGAGATTCGTCTGGGCATCGATCCGGCGCTGGAATGCGCAACGGCGCTGGCGCCGCTGATCGACCCGAACATTCACAGCTGCGGCACGGTCCGGCCGCATGGCGCGGCGGAACTGGCGCATCCGGAGCCGGGATTCTACATCGCCGGGATGAAGAGCTATGGCCGCGCGCCGACCTTCCTGCTGGCTACCGGCCACGAGCAGGTACGCTCCATCGTTGCCGCGCTCGCCGGGGATATGGCGGCGGCGGCGAAGGTAGAGCTGGACTTGCCGGAAACCGGTGTCTGCTCTGCACAACCGACGAATCGCGATGACATCCGCATTGCCGATACTGCGGTAAAGTGCTGTGCTCCCGCCAAGGTCTAG
- a CDS encoding MFS transporter has protein sequence MTASSLPPSATGLGRQGWILVLTLASAQLVSWGSLFYSFSLFVVPMEQDLGWSRASINGALSIGLLVSGLTALPVGIAIDRGRARLVMTVGSLLGAAVLAIWAVTDSIFVFYAIWALMGVALASTLYEPAFAVLAGRLGARYRAGITAMTLIGGLASTAFIPLTQLMIELWGWREALVGLALWNLLFCSAIHLFVLRDPNRKSARQQDVPETRQAAKPAGGKALMRQLMALPRFWAMLIAFVLYSALIAALLFHLVPLMIGRGLPMPVIIGAMSVIGPMQVAGRIVLMSLGRRMSSAVAGRIVFSLMVLAMAVLWLLPTTAAVAIGFCALYGTANGVMTIVRATIVPELLTSEAYATVNGAMYMPATVAKAIAPFAAALLWEWSGGYDVVLMVLVILAALSALSFWLAGTPAQAAE, from the coding sequence ATGACCGCCTCCTCCTTGCCGCCATCGGCCACCGGTCTCGGCCGCCAGGGCTGGATTCTCGTGCTGACCCTGGCCAGCGCGCAGCTCGTCTCCTGGGGATCGCTGTTCTACAGCTTCTCGCTGTTCGTCGTGCCGATGGAGCAGGATCTCGGATGGTCGCGCGCGTCGATCAACGGGGCGCTGTCGATCGGGCTGCTGGTCTCTGGCCTGACGGCGCTGCCGGTCGGCATCGCCATCGACCGCGGGCGGGCGCGGCTGGTGATGACGGTCGGGTCGCTGCTGGGGGCGGCGGTGCTCGCGATCTGGGCGGTGACGGACAGCATCTTCGTGTTCTATGCGATCTGGGCGCTGATGGGCGTGGCGCTGGCCTCGACGCTCTATGAGCCGGCCTTCGCCGTGCTCGCCGGCCGGCTGGGCGCGCGCTATCGCGCCGGCATCACGGCGATGACGCTGATCGGCGGGCTGGCCAGCACGGCCTTCATCCCGCTGACCCAGCTGATGATCGAGCTGTGGGGCTGGCGCGAGGCGCTGGTCGGGCTGGCGCTGTGGAACCTGCTGTTCTGCAGTGCGATCCATCTGTTCGTCCTGCGCGACCCGAATCGCAAATCTGCCCGGCAGCAGGATGTGCCTGAGACCAGGCAGGCAGCGAAACCTGCTGGCGGCAAGGCGCTGATGCGGCAGCTGATGGCGCTGCCGCGCTTCTGGGCGATGCTGATCGCCTTCGTGCTGTACAGCGCGCTGATCGCGGCGCTGCTGTTCCATCTGGTGCCGTTGATGATCGGGCGCGGCCTGCCGATGCCGGTGATCATCGGCGCCATGTCGGTGATCGGGCCGATGCAGGTGGCGGGGCGCATCGTGCTGATGAGCCTCGGCCGGCGCATGAGTTCGGCTGTCGCTGGGCGCATCGTGTTCTCGCTGATGGTGCTGGCGATGGCGGTGCTGTGGCTGCTGCCGACGACGGCGGCGGTGGCAATCGGCTTCTGTGCGCTCTATGGCACCGCCAATGGCGTCATGACCATCGTGCGCGCGACCATCGTGCCGGAACTGCTGACCAGCGAGGCCTATGCCACGGTGAACGGCGCGATGTACATGCCGGCAACGGTGGCGAAGGCGATTGCGCCTTTCGCGGCGGCGCTGCTGTGGGAATGGTCCGGCGGCTACGATGTGGTGCTGATGGTGCTGGTGATCCTGGCAGCCCTGTCGGCGCTGTCCTTCTGGCTGGCGGGGACGCCGGCACAGGCGGCGGAGTAG
- a CDS encoding response regulator has protein sequence MSRIDQLNVMIVDDNQHMRSLVRAIMEAIGIRNLIEAREGEHALEKMRNNEVHLVITDWNMEPMDGIDFTRYLRSSPDSPDPFIPVIMLTGHTERAKVELARDAGVDEFIAKPVTAKALLARINSIVNNRRPFIRTGRYFGPDRRRKNMPFDGPEKRADEN, from the coding sequence ATGTCGAGGATCGATCAACTCAACGTCATGATCGTGGATGACAACCAGCACATGCGCTCGCTGGTGCGTGCCATCATGGAGGCGATCGGCATTCGCAACCTCATCGAGGCGCGCGAAGGCGAACATGCGCTCGAAAAGATGCGCAACAATGAGGTCCATCTGGTCATCACCGACTGGAACATGGAGCCGATGGACGGGATCGACTTCACCCGCTATCTGCGCAGCAGCCCCGACAGCCCCGACCCCTTCATTCCGGTGATCATGCTGACCGGGCACACCGAACGCGCGAAGGTGGAACTGGCGCGCGACGCCGGCGTGGATGAGTTTATCGCCAAGCCGGTCACCGCGAAGGCGCTGCTGGCACGCATCAACTCCATCGTGAACAACCGCCGCCCCTTCATCCGCACCGGCCGCTATTTCGGCCCGGACCGGCGGCGAAAAAATATGCCATTCGACGGTCCGGAGAAGCGTGCCGACGAAAATTAG